A genomic window from Chitinophaga pollutisoli includes:
- a CDS encoding SusC/RagA family TonB-linked outer membrane protein: MRIIYPKAVALCTVFLLFACGVALAQQKITIKGRVTDAQSHSGIPGVSIVDADLKKGLAVTDPNGNFTVTIELNKNLLFRFIGYEDRVLKASKAELNVSLSPAEKFLKESVIVGYQTRSKETVTGAVSMINRKDIQDVPVTNLEQLLQGKVAGMNIQNISGAPGFGGSINIRGISQLNISGGGDEAFLSSSNPLLVIDNVPVDYDGGIDQSMLQPGAATGPLSLLPPEDIESIEVFKDAQAASLYGSRGANGVIVITTRRGNSAVPIINLNNSIFLNTPPQLRPVQGGNLERDFRTYTILNHSEYDFLAKQQFANAQFLSDSLNGFYNNSTDWQGLFYQRTINSNNNLQISGGNTKMNYKANLSYQMNQGIIKNTGFNKYVANMQLNLMPTDRLRISGQLFAALGQKQRGNGGGLTGNGAGNAFTSSLLPGPSHFLEFPELRAYIENVDDNNTVNIRSYLSVDYELFKGLRLTSATSYDYYTDTRDRFNQAFSNNNQTMVYGYVSRRGELNTRNGLAYNFNSNRENTEKGHNVLLSAFTEANIKEREDHIRDMRNGPSDFYWGPRGYSPRFYPGNPWNNPDGHNVNGTSESATYHALSFAGVLSYNFRTKYNIDLSYRADGNSNSGTSSRYAINPSIGLRYNFTKESIFRDLNFIDYGSIRGSYGINSRPASTRVNSLGFYNIYSDYNNMPAIGPDWGIMPNPNLQSEKAYQYNFGFETSMFKGRVSLNYDTYFKETYNILQDQVLSDVTGYGRIQVNGGAIVNYGHEMVLTGRPFVSTKAGGFSWSVTVNGAIARSVITKLPGDMQMSRYNDGAPFYIDLARKVGRNPMSNYVFQTNGIYQYDTEVPVDPVRGVRYKTNRGNGVTYFQAGDPVWRDINGDYFLDDRDDNILSGNPEPLVTGGVSSTWSYKNFSLNVFASYLAKRTIVNTAMTARLMKMTQPANLEYSGEPGGGINIYDLELLDYWKNPGDQSKYPNIYYVWRNGQIRPFRADQSLWEEDGSYFKINQITLAYTFRDFNFMKRAKLRSLRAYATAFNVAIFSNYSGPNPESVSQLGRDNINGYPNARTYTAGITAEF; the protein is encoded by the coding sequence ATGCGAATTATATACCCAAAAGCGGTGGCGCTTTGTACGGTCTTCCTGCTTTTTGCGTGTGGCGTAGCCCTGGCGCAGCAGAAGATCACGATCAAGGGGAGGGTCACGGATGCGCAGTCGCATTCGGGGATTCCCGGCGTGAGCATCGTGGATGCAGACCTGAAGAAAGGTCTTGCCGTGACGGATCCCAACGGTAATTTTACCGTTACCATTGAATTGAATAAAAACCTGTTGTTCCGGTTTATAGGGTACGAAGACAGGGTACTCAAGGCCAGCAAAGCCGAACTGAACGTGTCGTTGTCGCCCGCGGAGAAATTCCTCAAGGAATCCGTGATCGTGGGTTACCAGACGCGCAGCAAGGAAACGGTGACAGGCGCGGTGTCGATGATCAACAGAAAAGATATCCAGGACGTACCGGTAACCAACCTGGAGCAATTGCTGCAGGGTAAAGTAGCCGGGATGAACATCCAGAATATCAGCGGCGCGCCGGGTTTCGGCGGCTCCATCAACATCCGCGGTATTTCCCAGCTGAACATTTCGGGCGGCGGCGATGAGGCTTTCCTTTCCAGTTCCAATCCCCTGCTCGTGATCGACAACGTGCCGGTGGATTATGACGGCGGTATCGATCAGTCGATGCTTCAGCCCGGCGCGGCCACCGGCCCGCTTTCGCTGCTGCCTCCGGAGGATATTGAATCGATCGAGGTATTCAAGGATGCGCAGGCGGCTTCGCTGTACGGTTCCCGCGGGGCCAACGGTGTAATCGTGATCACGACGCGCCGTGGGAACTCGGCCGTTCCCATCATCAACCTGAACAACAGCATCTTCCTCAACACCCCGCCGCAGTTGCGGCCGGTGCAAGGCGGCAATCTGGAAAGGGATTTCCGGACCTACACGATCCTCAACCACAGCGAATACGATTTCCTCGCGAAGCAACAGTTCGCGAATGCACAGTTCCTGTCCGACAGTTTGAACGGGTTTTACAATAACAGTACCGACTGGCAGGGACTTTTCTACCAGCGAACCATCAACTCCAACAACAACCTGCAGATCAGCGGTGGCAACACTAAGATGAACTACAAGGCGAACCTCTCGTACCAGATGAACCAGGGTATCATCAAGAACACCGGTTTTAACAAGTACGTCGCCAACATGCAGCTGAACCTCATGCCCACCGACCGCCTCCGCATCAGCGGCCAGCTTTTCGCGGCGCTTGGCCAGAAGCAGCGCGGCAATGGCGGCGGCCTCACCGGCAACGGCGCGGGCAACGCTTTCACCAGCTCCCTGCTGCCTGGCCCGTCTCACTTCCTGGAGTTCCCGGAATTGAGGGCGTATATCGAGAACGTGGATGATAACAACACGGTGAATATCCGCTCTTACCTGAGCGTGGATTATGAACTGTTCAAAGGCCTCCGCCTCACGTCCGCCACTTCCTACGATTACTATACCGACACCCGCGACCGCTTCAACCAGGCGTTCAGCAACAACAACCAGACGATGGTGTACGGGTACGTTTCCCGCCGGGGTGAACTGAACACCCGCAACGGCCTGGCGTATAACTTCAACTCGAACCGAGAGAATACCGAAAAAGGCCACAACGTGCTGTTGAGTGCTTTCACGGAAGCGAACATCAAGGAACGGGAAGACCACATCCGCGACATGCGTAACGGCCCGAGCGACTTCTACTGGGGGCCCCGCGGCTACAGCCCCCGCTTTTACCCGGGCAACCCCTGGAATAATCCGGATGGCCACAACGTGAACGGCACTTCCGAAAGCGCCACCTATCACGCGCTATCCTTCGCCGGGGTGCTTTCCTACAACTTCCGCACGAAATACAATATCGACCTCTCGTACCGGGCAGACGGTAACTCCAATTCCGGTACTTCCAGCCGTTATGCCATCAACCCCTCCATCGGCTTGCGGTACAACTTTACCAAGGAGTCGATTTTCAGGGATTTGAACTTCATCGACTACGGTTCTATCCGCGGTTCTTACGGGATCAACAGCCGTCCGGCTTCCACCCGCGTGAACTCGCTCGGCTTCTACAACATCTATTCCGATTACAACAACATGCCTGCAATCGGTCCCGACTGGGGTATCATGCCGAACCCGAACCTGCAGTCTGAAAAGGCTTACCAGTACAACTTCGGTTTCGAAACGAGCATGTTCAAAGGAAGGGTATCGCTCAACTACGATACCTATTTCAAGGAAACTTACAACATCCTCCAGGACCAGGTATTGTCTGACGTAACCGGTTACGGCAGGATCCAGGTGAACGGCGGCGCCATCGTGAACTATGGTCATGAGATGGTGCTCACCGGCCGGCCTTTCGTATCCACTAAAGCCGGCGGCTTTTCGTGGAGCGTGACGGTAAACGGCGCCATCGCCCGCAGCGTGATCACCAAGCTGCCCGGGGATATGCAAATGTCGCGCTACAACGACGGCGCGCCGTTCTACATCGACCTGGCGCGCAAGGTAGGCCGCAACCCGATGAGCAACTATGTGTTCCAGACAAACGGCATTTACCAATACGATACCGAAGTGCCGGTGGATCCGGTACGCGGCGTGCGCTACAAAACCAACCGCGGCAACGGCGTTACTTACTTCCAGGCCGGCGACCCCGTTTGGCGCGACATCAACGGTGACTATTTCCTGGACGACCGCGACGACAACATTCTTTCCGGCAACCCGGAGCCCCTCGTAACGGGTGGTGTAAGCTCAACCTGGAGCTACAAGAACTTCTCGCTGAATGTATTTGCATCATACCTGGCCAAACGTACCATCGTGAACACGGCGATGACGGCGCGCCTCATGAAAATGACGCAGCCCGCCAACCTCGAATATTCCGGCGAGCCCGGCGGCGGTATCAATATCTATGACCTGGAGTTGCTCGATTACTGGAAAAATCCCGGTGATCAGTCGAAGTACCCCAACATTTACTATGTGTGGAGGAACGGGCAGATCCGTCCTTTCCGTGCCGACCAGTCGTTGTGGGAAGAAGACGGTTCTTACTTCAAGATCAACCAGATTACGCTGGCGTATACGTTCCGGGATTTCAATTTCATGAAGAGAGCGAAGCTGCGCTCGCTGCGCGCGTATGCAACGGCGTTCAACGTGGCGATCTTCTCCAATTATTCCGGACCGAACCCCGAGAGCGTGAGCCAGCTGGGCCGCGACAATATCAATGGCTATCCGAACGCGCGCACTTATACCGCGGGTATTACAGCCGAATTTTAA
- a CDS encoding RagB/SusD family nutrient uptake outer membrane protein: MAGAGLSSCKDFLDVKPNDRFTGADYWRNANDARMGVNAAYSQLRDQYTKCIQYNFADFRPGNYDFWNKNNFRAIAQNDLRSSAITGTDGANVPRENWETWWKSIAAANLAVARIGGMNASQIGDIEKAQLIGEARFVRSYVYYCLVQNYGNVPFQFSPYELDMKPRISHVDILDSCIVDLRKAADALPVVYNDPTFRAVRATKGAALTLMAHMYMWQAGFDKPRAEELNRKAAAACKEVMDLKVYKLLPYEDELIDNIFKGRSEEGIWEISMDVNYGNITGNFISQWVLHQPIIASATNVYGGLGSEITIKREYLDILYPPGESDNRFTLWFDDPYNSVNPQSQMFLKYSSVSDPIARRYDANMIVFRYSGLLLLRAEALANTGDSDGARELLNEVRRRAQASEFVGIDGQVLKDAIFLERVRELWGEGHRWFDLVRTGRVTDISQCENALSQDEFDRGAWTWPIPIAAMRKNPKITQTAYWAQ; the protein is encoded by the coding sequence ATGGCCGGAGCCGGACTCAGTTCCTGCAAAGACTTCCTGGACGTGAAGCCCAACGACCGTTTCACGGGAGCGGATTACTGGAGGAACGCCAACGACGCCCGCATGGGCGTGAATGCGGCTTACTCGCAGTTACGCGATCAGTATACCAAATGCATTCAATATAACTTTGCGGACTTCCGCCCCGGGAACTACGATTTCTGGAACAAGAACAATTTCCGCGCGATCGCCCAGAACGATCTCCGTAGTTCCGCAATTACCGGGACCGACGGCGCCAACGTGCCGCGCGAGAACTGGGAAACCTGGTGGAAGTCCATTGCCGCCGCCAACCTGGCCGTAGCCCGCATCGGCGGGATGAACGCCAGCCAGATCGGAGACATCGAGAAGGCGCAGCTGATCGGGGAGGCACGGTTCGTGCGTTCCTATGTGTACTACTGCCTCGTACAGAACTACGGGAATGTACCGTTCCAGTTTTCGCCTTATGAGCTGGATATGAAACCCAGGATCAGCCATGTCGACATTCTCGATTCCTGCATCGTGGACCTCCGCAAGGCGGCAGACGCGCTGCCGGTGGTTTACAACGACCCTACTTTCCGCGCCGTTCGCGCCACCAAAGGCGCGGCGCTGACCCTGATGGCGCACATGTACATGTGGCAGGCAGGGTTCGACAAACCGCGGGCGGAAGAACTGAACCGCAAAGCTGCGGCGGCCTGCAAGGAAGTGATGGACCTGAAAGTGTATAAACTGCTGCCGTATGAAGACGAGCTGATCGATAACATTTTCAAAGGCCGTTCGGAGGAGGGTATCTGGGAAATTTCGATGGACGTGAACTACGGGAACATCACCGGCAACTTCATTTCGCAATGGGTGCTGCATCAGCCGATCATCGCTTCCGCCACCAACGTATACGGCGGCCTGGGCAGCGAAATCACGATCAAACGCGAATACCTCGACATCCTGTATCCTCCCGGAGAATCCGACAACCGCTTCACACTGTGGTTCGACGATCCGTATAATTCCGTGAATCCGCAATCGCAGATGTTCCTGAAGTATTCCAGCGTTTCGGACCCGATCGCCCGCCGGTATGATGCCAACATGATCGTTTTCCGCTATTCCGGGCTGTTGCTCCTCCGCGCGGAAGCGTTGGCGAATACGGGCGACAGCGACGGCGCCAGGGAACTGCTGAACGAAGTGCGCCGCCGCGCGCAGGCCAGCGAATTTGTAGGGATCGACGGGCAGGTGCTGAAAGACGCTATTTTCCTCGAAAGGGTGAGAGAACTCTGGGGCGAAGGCCACCGCTGGTTCGACCTGGTGCGCACCGGCCGCGTGACCGACATCTCGCAATGCGAAAACGCATTGTCGCAGGATGAATTCGACCGCGGCGCCTGGACCTGGCCCATTCCCATCGCAGCCATGCGGAAAAATCCGAAGATCACCCAAACCGCCTATTGGGCACAATAA
- a CDS encoding IPT/TIG domain-containing protein — translation MKSKIYQGMLALAMIAGVAACTKESVDSDGKNPYGDPVEASIIFAENSVNPAKGYVNDEVLVRGTGFLKHKDKLEILFNGEKAEILEVTDSAVKIKIPEMASSGAINAKVGDEFYFGPFFRVFGKLQVDTTFNSQRGANGLITYITAANDGKYVISGRFNDYDDAKKAGGVNRMARINANGTIDNNWEYGWQTGPQGDVYSSIYLPQEQKFLVAGSFNRYARTQNVYSIAKLNFNGTMDSSIIILPSQNTGITSSLAGGVRGVINNLHILPDEKILAVGDFRYYVKPDFNLTSTAGVDSMHLDSTFVQHIIKLHPDGVLDTSWNYDLNAHRGLPTVNGRIYKSHLLPDGKILIAGNFTTYKGQPAPRIARLNADGTLDNSFQPGSGADLLIYDLFVQTDGKIILAGGFSRFNGQLANRVTRLLPDGAVDPGFSVGAGPDGTKIDQIGVLPNGVILLTGTFRKFANLSRNNFIALNPDGSVHQTYNAIGGLRYATASDDGTVMEMMNVPGENAVILVGNFDTFDSRTANRIVKLKFE, via the coding sequence ATGAAAAGCAAAATATACCAGGGAATGCTGGCGCTGGCGATGATCGCCGGCGTTGCAGCCTGTACGAAGGAATCGGTGGACAGCGACGGGAAAAACCCTTACGGCGACCCCGTGGAAGCCTCCATCATCTTCGCCGAAAATTCCGTGAACCCCGCAAAGGGATACGTGAACGACGAAGTGCTGGTGCGCGGGACTGGATTCCTCAAACATAAAGACAAACTCGAAATCCTGTTTAACGGCGAGAAGGCGGAGATCCTGGAAGTCACCGACTCCGCGGTTAAAATCAAAATCCCAGAAATGGCCAGCTCCGGCGCGATCAACGCCAAAGTAGGCGATGAGTTCTACTTCGGGCCTTTTTTCCGGGTGTTTGGAAAGTTGCAGGTAGATACGACGTTTAACAGCCAGCGCGGCGCCAACGGCCTCATCACCTACATTACCGCGGCTAATGATGGTAAATACGTCATCTCCGGCCGGTTCAACGACTACGACGATGCCAAAAAGGCCGGGGGGGTAAACCGTATGGCCCGCATCAACGCCAACGGAACGATCGATAATAACTGGGAATATGGCTGGCAAACCGGCCCCCAGGGCGATGTGTACAGTTCCATTTACCTGCCGCAGGAGCAGAAATTCCTGGTGGCGGGAAGTTTCAACCGTTATGCGCGTACCCAAAACGTGTACAGCATCGCGAAGCTGAACTTCAATGGTACGATGGACTCCAGCATCATCATCCTGCCATCCCAGAACACGGGGATTACTTCGTCCCTGGCAGGCGGCGTGCGCGGCGTGATCAATAACCTGCATATCCTGCCCGACGAAAAGATCCTGGCGGTGGGCGATTTCCGTTATTACGTGAAACCCGACTTCAACCTCACATCCACCGCCGGCGTGGATTCCATGCACCTGGATTCCACTTTCGTGCAGCATATCATCAAACTGCACCCCGACGGCGTGCTGGATACCTCCTGGAACTACGACCTGAACGCACATCGCGGGTTGCCGACGGTGAACGGGCGTATTTACAAATCGCACCTGCTGCCCGATGGTAAAATCCTTATCGCGGGGAACTTCACCACTTACAAAGGACAGCCAGCGCCGCGTATCGCGCGACTCAATGCAGACGGTACCCTGGATAATTCGTTCCAGCCCGGTTCCGGCGCGGACCTGCTCATTTACGACCTGTTCGTGCAAACAGACGGGAAGATCATCCTGGCGGGCGGCTTCAGCCGGTTCAACGGCCAGCTGGCCAACCGCGTAACCCGGCTGCTGCCCGATGGCGCGGTGGACCCCGGTTTCAGCGTAGGAGCGGGGCCCGATGGTACCAAGATCGACCAGATCGGGGTACTGCCCAACGGTGTTATCCTCCTTACGGGTACTTTCCGGAAATTCGCCAATCTGTCGCGCAATAACTTCATCGCGCTGAACCCGGACGGGTCTGTTCACCAAACGTACAACGCGATCGGCGGCCTGCGCTATGCAACGGCGTCCGACGACGGTACGGTGATGGAAATGATGAATGTTCCGGGAGAAAATGCGGTGATCCTGGTGGGCAACTTCGACACGTTCGACAGCCGTACTGCCAACCGGATCGTGAAATTGAAATTTGAATAG
- a CDS encoding DUF5007 domain-containing protein produces the protein MQKRTTRELRRLFFAAPLLALLAGVSGCYKNLIPDEKDHLSNNMNYTTETFVATLGENNAFINVFNADYSTQPLTFTIENVRSGDKSPAPQLRALVDTRQWKTWYSGNEKSIQEIYDKTFTAKRPILDIRENSGEIIFWNVDSLTVPYGVYYFDVRVKNNGGERLFSNLILDLRRPHPFEPYTHDDITGIQKPLTSGGVVKAHDTRNVRDYMQRVLPKDSVDVFFVKTGNAANTVSFRFFNRDSSVIPLTVFDVQRWDSMYYYSPMANTQVEFGFNRRFDTDSTIVTYDIPNPFPVLTDVSGGLDMATVYFDFKRVNFGRQELGFVALKFAILEPGEWTIAVKFRQTPKFEDD, from the coding sequence ATGCAAAAGAGAACAACACGAGAACTGAGGCGCTTATTCTTTGCCGCACCGCTGCTGGCCCTGCTGGCGGGTGTTTCAGGCTGTTACAAGAATTTGATTCCCGATGAAAAGGATCACCTCAGCAATAACATGAACTACACGACGGAAACATTCGTCGCCACGCTTGGCGAGAACAATGCTTTCATCAACGTGTTCAACGCCGATTATTCCACCCAGCCGCTCACGTTCACGATCGAAAACGTGCGCAGCGGCGATAAATCGCCCGCGCCCCAGCTCCGCGCACTCGTGGATACGCGGCAATGGAAAACCTGGTACTCCGGCAACGAGAAGTCTATCCAGGAGATCTACGACAAAACTTTCACCGCCAAACGTCCCATTCTCGATATCCGCGAGAATTCCGGGGAGATCATCTTTTGGAACGTGGATTCGCTCACGGTGCCATACGGTGTGTATTACTTCGATGTGCGGGTGAAGAACAACGGCGGAGAGCGCCTGTTCTCTAACCTGATACTCGACCTGCGCCGTCCGCACCCCTTCGAGCCATACACCCACGACGATATCACGGGCATCCAGAAGCCGCTGACAAGCGGTGGCGTGGTGAAGGCACATGATACGCGGAACGTGCGCGACTATATGCAACGCGTACTGCCCAAAGACAGTGTGGACGTATTTTTCGTGAAAACCGGCAACGCCGCCAATACGGTTTCTTTCCGGTTCTTCAACCGCGACTCTTCCGTTATCCCCCTGACCGTGTTCGACGTACAGCGTTGGGACAGCATGTACTATTACAGCCCGATGGCCAACACGCAGGTGGAATTTGGTTTTAACCGCCGGTTCGACACCGACAGCACCATCGTTACCTACGACATTCCGAACCCTTTCCCGGTGTTGACGGATGTTTCAGGCGGGCTGGACATGGCTACGGTTTATTTCGATTTCAAGCGCGTGAACTTCGGCCGGCAGGAGCTGGGCTTTGTAGCCCTGAAGTTCGCCATCCTCGAGCCCGGGGAATGGACCATTGCCGTCAAATTCAGGCAGACGCCCAAATTCGAAGACGACTGA
- a CDS encoding carbohydrate-binding protein, with translation MKKFSFSIPLLAATMLAATFSCEKKNVEYRDMQPVREVNMSTYDFIKSANKGGLYDTLIYLLDKTGLADKLKAGNVTFFVPQDFSIRAAMYDVNFTREKRGDPGNWTVDSIRIGIWDTLLSRYMLEGRYDLDTLRYADGMNLVTPYGYEMNGKAIITTASGIEGGGSTVIQFSDKNESRIMKNWVMATTEAANLKTTSGIVHMLEPKHIFGFSSFSRMSYPPVRRPYFANPLPIPGHIELGYYDHGGEGLAYHDNEIAARGTSSFRKDEGVDLDNCSEGLYNTGYTNIGEWLRFTVQVNYAGRYRLYCKVASPNDHGRLRIEVDDVNVSGSMVVPKSGGYQNWRTLMVDNIQLTEGTKTIYHYLETGGYNAGRFAFIPMDRVPYNIQPHSIPGNIFATEFDFGLPNESYYDSDEGNKANGKAEHRVFEGPDCEKVNEMPGTYAISHGVKGEWLTYSVDVKQDGDYQIVFRTSGTGAAGKLRLEMDGTDITGTVAVPVTGAYGTYKDFNGPVVHLTAGRHILKYVNGDAGFNLYQIKFIAQ, from the coding sequence ATGAAAAAGTTTTCCTTCAGTATCCCGCTTCTCGCCGCCACTATGCTGGCCGCTACTTTTTCCTGTGAGAAAAAGAATGTCGAATACCGCGACATGCAGCCTGTCCGGGAAGTGAACATGTCGACTTACGACTTTATCAAAAGCGCCAACAAAGGCGGCTTGTACGATACACTTATTTACCTGCTTGACAAAACCGGTTTGGCTGACAAGCTGAAAGCCGGCAATGTGACCTTCTTTGTTCCGCAGGATTTTTCCATCAGGGCGGCGATGTATGACGTCAATTTTACGCGTGAAAAGCGCGGCGATCCCGGCAACTGGACGGTGGACAGCATCCGCATCGGCATCTGGGACACGCTGTTGTCGCGCTACATGCTCGAAGGCCGTTACGACCTGGATACGCTGCGTTATGCAGATGGCATGAACCTGGTGACGCCTTACGGGTATGAGATGAACGGCAAGGCCATCATCACCACGGCTTCGGGCATCGAAGGCGGCGGGTCTACCGTGATCCAGTTTTCGGATAAGAACGAAAGCCGTATCATGAAAAACTGGGTGATGGCAACGACGGAAGCCGCCAACCTCAAAACCACGAGCGGCATCGTGCACATGCTGGAGCCCAAGCACATCTTCGGGTTTTCTTCTTTCTCCCGTATGTCTTACCCGCCTGTTCGCCGGCCTTATTTCGCCAACCCGCTGCCCATCCCCGGGCACATCGAGCTGGGGTATTACGACCACGGCGGCGAAGGGCTTGCTTATCACGACAACGAAATCGCGGCAAGAGGGACATCTTCGTTCCGGAAAGACGAAGGCGTGGACCTGGACAATTGCAGCGAAGGCTTGTATAACACGGGTTACACCAACATCGGCGAGTGGCTGCGGTTTACCGTTCAGGTGAACTATGCCGGCCGCTACCGCCTGTATTGCAAGGTGGCATCCCCGAACGACCACGGCCGCCTGCGGATCGAAGTGGATGATGTGAATGTTTCCGGTAGTATGGTAGTGCCGAAATCCGGCGGATATCAGAACTGGAGAACGCTGATGGTTGATAATATCCAGCTGACAGAGGGTACCAAAACCATCTATCATTACCTGGAAACAGGCGGATACAATGCCGGCAGGTTTGCTTTCATACCCATGGACCGGGTGCCCTACAACATCCAGCCACACAGCATTCCGGGCAACATTTTCGCAACGGAATTCGACTTTGGGCTCCCGAACGAATCCTACTACGATTCCGATGAAGGTAACAAAGCCAATGGCAAAGCGGAGCACCGCGTGTTCGAAGGCCCCGACTGTGAGAAAGTAAATGAAATGCCCGGCACTTATGCGATCAGCCACGGTGTAAAAGGCGAATGGCTCACATATTCGGTGGATGTGAAACAAGATGGCGATTACCAGATCGTATTCCGCACCAGCGGCACCGGCGCCGCCGGCAAGCTGCGCCTGGAGATGGATGGAACGGACATCACCGGAACGGTAGCCGTACCCGTTACAGGCGCTTATGGCACATACAAGGACTTTAACGGTCCTGTGGTACACCTGACCGCCGGCCGTCACATTCTGAAGTATGTGAATGGCGATGCCGGTTTCAACCTCTATCAAATCAAATTCATCGCCCAATAA